TCACGCTGTTTTGCGGAAGGCCGTTTTGATCCGTAAAATGTTGTAAACGGTAGGCAGACAAATGTTGTTCCTGGGCAAAAACAGACGGTACGACTGACAAAAGGCAGGCAAACCATAGCAACACGATGACCTGGATAATTCTCATTCAGCGATTAAAAACACTGTGAATACGCAATCACCTGCACAAAAGGCTATCCATTCAATTCAAAATAGGTAGTCAGTTCAATGACATTGTTTACCCCCAATTTTTCAAAGATCTTTGTTTTGTAGCTGCTCACAGACGAGGAAGATAGATGAATATGATTGCTTATTGCTTTGGTTGACAGTCCTTTGGATAAAAGCTTGGCAACTTCCAGTTCCTTATCGGAAAGTTTGTCCGCTACCGAGTCCTGGCTGTTTTTTGTACTGAACAGCTGGCCGAATGCATTTTGCATCACCGTAGGACTCGCATAGATCCTGCCGCTAAGCACATTATCCACGGCAAGCTTGAAGTCTTCATTTATGGCCGTTTTCGAAATGTACCCGTTCGCCCCTGCTTTCAGGAATGGCAGAGCATAGAGTTGCTCGTCGTAGCTGGAACACACCAGAATAGGTATAGCAGGCTGCTTCATTCTCACCTGACTGATCATTCCTACCTTGTCGCCACCGGGAAGATTGATATCCATGATGAGCAGATCAAATTTTTGTTTTTCGAGCATGACGAGCGTTTTGGTGAAATCACCGGTCGTCGCTATCACTGCGCCGGGCATATGCTCCATTAACAGATGCTGGATACCCATCAAAACCAGAGGATGGTCCTCAGCTACAATAATTTGAATGTTCATCGGAACGTAGTAATAATAAAAATTCTGTGTGTTTATAAGACAATAATAAGGAAAATCGGTGATAGAAGTAATTAGAATGATGCTAAATTTATTTAGTTCTAAAAAAACATTTTTTAGGGTTGGTTTTAATTTATTGTGATGTCGATGGTTGGTATACGCAATACTTTTGTTAAACAGTAGAGGGGCTGACCAGTGTGGAATAATGATCGTGGTTGAAAAGTGAAAAAGTAATAGGTGAATGATTTCATAACGTTGAGTAAAGTGATCATCTCCCGGCCATGTCGGGAGAATGATTTTTTTGATTGGCGCTATGTCGTGGCTAAAACTTTGATCAGGAATGAATATTGCAGTCATAGACCAGCACCCCGTTCTGCGTTCAGGAATGTCTGTCCTACTCAAAGACCATTTCGCGGACCTCAATATACTCGAAACGACGTGTCTCAGTTCCTTCAAGCAAGATAGAATACATCAGTACTTCGATATCATTATCATCGGGCTTGCAGAGGAATGTGAGGGGATTGACCAAGCGGCTCTAAAGCGAATCATGCGGGAAAATCCCGGCTCGTCTTTTGTAGTCTATGCCGGGAAGCTGCAATACGAGCAGGCAGTTTCACTGATGAAAGTAGGCGTAAGGGGATACCTATTAAAAAATAATCGACCCGAAGAGCTCCTGACTTGCATCAAAACTGTCATCAGTGGCAACAACTATCTTTGCAGCGAAGTCAGGAATTTTTCATAAGCTGATTGCCTTTTTAAGGAACGCACCCAGGAAACTTGCTATAAATGTTAGGCCAATAGCCCCGAAAAGCGAAAAGTATTCCAGCTCGGACCGCGCCTGAGACACCGGTCTGTCCACGAAGTATATATATGCCAGCAGCAGCGTCAGGCATTGGATCACCGCCAGTATCCAGCCTCGGTCAGGTTCTACATAGCCCAGGGCTGCCGACAAAGCAACCGCAGTCAGATATGGTAAGTGAATGCTAGAAGCAGTCTTAATTGAAATGATCAGCAGCGCTGACCACAAAAATACCAGTAGTGTGTTGAGTCGAAGCTTGCGGTCAAACCAGGGAGAGCGTACCGTTTTGGTTTCACTTAGTTTTTCCCTTGCTTCCTGCTGAACGATAAATTCCTCGGTGCCAAAATCGATATCTGCTTCTGCGTGGCGGTCGAGCAATTGCAACGTGAGGCCTCTTTCATGATAAGGTTCGGGCGCCTGTCCGAGCGAGACCCTGATAGCGGTCGAAAAGGTGTTGAAAGCTTCTTGCAGCTGGTTTGACTCTCGTTGCAGTTTGCCCAGTTCAGTATAAAGGTCGGCAAAGGTATTGTCATAGGTGATTCCGGTCAGAAAATCCTTTGCGGCCTCATTTGAATTGCCCATTTGCTTGTAACACAGGCCTCTGTATAAATAAGAGATGCTGGATTGCGGATAGCTGGCAATCCGTTGATCGAACGCTTCAAATGCCCTGGACAGATTCCCGGAACGGTATATAGCAATGTTTTCAGACAACCTTTCTGCCTCTTTTTCACTGACCGAGCGCTTGTCGGTAGCATACCTGAGGTAAAATATAATGGCAAAAAATACGATCAGTATCGGGAATTCCATATAATTTATATCGATTTATAGCTTAGCGAACAAAAAATTGCTTCAAAGCCTGCATTCCTGCAAGACATTACGTAAAATTACGTGACCGTGTCTGCCAAACTCGCGCACATTGAGTAATTGGCCGATTTATTGAGCCGTTGCCCTTTTCAAATTAACCCAAGGTTAACCCATAATTAACGCGGTGGTAATATTACACAATTACATTTGCGCCTGATTAACGGGGAATGCCATCCGAACGGTTTTACATAAGCCGACACCCTCTTCATATATAGTTCGCTGACTGACATTAAACACGGAATGCCTGTTGAAAAACAGGGGCTGGACAATTGTGTCAGATTTTTCAGAATAATAGGATAAAATCGGGGTCTGTCTCAAGCAGCCGAAGGTTTACTGTTGTTTTGTGCGTAACGTATATGGAGTATGGTTAATCTTTTGTCAGTCAGCCGGGGCGTCGTTCAACCACTAATTAGCAATTAAATAAACGAACAGAAAATGATGAGATTAATTACTGCCTGCCTGCTTGTGTGGGCACTATTGCTGTATGCTGTGCCCAGCTCACTGGCGCAAGGCAACCAAGCCACGATCGTGGGGAAGGTCTCCGAAGTCAAAGAGGGCCCGATTATTGGGGCTACTGTATTTGTAAAAAATGAATCCACCGGTTTTCAGGCGGGCACGGTAACGGACGCCAACGGAGATTACATCATCAAGCAATTACCATTAGGATCGCCTTATTCGATTACGGTTTCCTATATCGGTTATGGTGAGCAAAAGAAAACGGGTTATTCGCTCAACCAGGGCGATCAGCTGCGTTTGAATTTCAGCCTTGAAGCGAGCGCAACTGAATTGAATGCAGTTGATATTAAGGCTAACTCACTGAAAAATACGGTTGTAACGCTAGGTGCATCCACTGCTATTACTGCGAAAGACATTACCAAATTGCCGGTAAACGGAAGAAATTTCACCGCGCTTATTGAACTCTCGCCATTGAGCAACGGTAGCAGCCTTGGTGGTCAGCTGGCTTCCTCGACCAACTACACCATTGATGGTATGAGCTCACGCAGCACGATTGCGGGTGGTGAAACCGGAGGCGCCTACGCGATTTCAATGGAAGCGATCCGCGAGTTCAAGGTGGTCACTAATGAGTACGACGTAACCATGGGCCGCGCGGGCGGCGGTACGATCAGTACGGTAACCAAGTCGGGTACAAACAAACTGTCAGGTAGCGCATTTAACTTTATGCGTACCGACTGGCTTTCAAGTCCTAATGATCTACGCGGAAACAAAAGGACGCAAGACTTTTCAACGTATCAATACGGTATGTCGCTGGGTGGCGCATTGAAAAAAGACAAAGCGCACTTCTTTGTGGCGTGGGACCATCAGGCCGACTCTCGTCCTTTGTTTATCGCAAACCTGCAATCAGACGCTGATATAGCAGCCAGCCGCGTAACGCAGACAACGCTTGACAACTTCCTGGACATTGCAAGATCAAAATATGGCGTATCCAACAACCCGCAGTTTGGTTCATTTGGCAAGACAAAGGGTACAGACGCGATCTTCGCAAGAATTGACTGGCAGCTCAACTCAAAAAACCTGCTGACGCTCCGTAACAACCTCATTAGGGAAAAGGATAACCTGTCGGAAGGTGACAATACGTCCATTAATGCATACGAATCTTACATAGACCGTAAGCGTTTCAATAACAGCATTATGGCATCGCTTCGTACGATCGTGAGCCCGAAAATCACGAATGAATTTAAAGTGCAGCATTTCTTTCAGGATGAGGCGGTAATCCCAAGCTCGGAGCTTCCTTCGGCTAGTATCCCGCGTGCGATTGTGGAAAACGTAACTTCTACTGCCGGAACAAACAACTACATTACCGCGATCCAGATTGGTGGTCAGCGTTTCTCGCCTGAATGGTTTAAAGGGCAGACTTACCAGGCGATGAACAACCTTTACTATAACACCGGGAAGATCAACTTCACATTTGGTATTGACGTGATGTTCAACCGCATGAAGTCGGTTTATGGTAGCGAAATGAATGGACGCTTCTATTTCACAGGTCTTGATAATTTCAACAACCAGACGCCTTACCGTTACGCCCGTGAGATCAACTTGCTTGACGATCCAAGTTCGATCGTCAATTCTCTGGCAACAGGTATTTACGCACAAATGGATACAAAACTGGCCCGCGGTCTTGATATGGTTGCAGGTTTGCGTTTGGACAATACACAATATCTTAACAAAGCAAATTTCAGCCAGGTCGTATTCGATGAATTGCAGCTGCGGACAGACAACAAGATCAATACCACCCAATTGCAGCCACGCGTACAGCTTACCTGGGATGTAAATGAGCAAAGCAAAGATATCGTCCGTTTTGGCGCAGGTATCTTCGGTTCGCAATTGAACCCTTACTCGATGATCAACAACATGTTGTTTGACGGAACGAAAGTGGCGGCAGTAGAAATCCAGGGCGACCAGGTGCCACGTCCTGATTTTCCGGGGTACCGTGCCGACCCATCTTCTGCTCCCGGTGCTGACCTGTTCAACAACCCGAAAATCGAGCGTCTGATCACCATCAACATGAACAACGCAGACGCGAAGATCCCTGTTCTTTACAAAACGAACTTCTCGTACAACCACTTTTTCAGCGATCGTTTGCGGATCGGTGTGAGCGGGTATGCTTCCTGGGCACGCAACAATTATATGTATGTAGACCGCAACATGGTGGAAGAACCTTACTTCCGTATTGCGGCAGAAGCGAATCGTGGTGTATATGTACCTGTTAGCACCATTACAGAGAAAAATGGCGCTACCAACTGGTTGGAAAGCCGCAAAACCAAGAACGTAGGTCGCGTGCTCGAACTGAATAGCAATGGTAAGAAAAACCAGTATGCCGTGGTCATCGACGGTACTTACCGTTACTTCAAAGACGGACAGATCACATTCTCTTATACATGGAACGATTCGAAAGACAATACTTCATACAATGGTAACGTGGCAAACACGGCAACACTCGATTTAATGGTCAAAGATGATCCACGCGACGTGAGCCGTATTACTTATGCTAACAACCATTTCCGTAACAAAGTAGTATTCTATGGAACCGCGCCAAGCCTCTGGGGAGTAACACTTGGTCTGCGTTACTCCGGTATCGGCGGCACGCGTTACTCAATGGCCGTGAGCGGTAATATGAACGGTGACTTCGTTTCCTCCAACGACCTTCCTTTTATTTATGATCCTAACAGTTCTGAAACGCCGAAGGTTGTCCGCGACGGAATCAACGCCATCCTTAACAACCCGGAAGCAGAGCAGAGCATTAAGGACTATATCACAAGAGATATGGGCAAAATGGCTGAGCGTAACGGAGGCATCAACGGATTTTATGGTGTATTCGACCTGAGATTGGCGAAGAAATTTAATTTCTACAAAAACCACGGTCTGGAAGCTTCTGTCGATATCTTCAACGTTGCCAACTTGCTCAACAAGGACTGGGGTGTAGGAAACAACCTAGGTAAGCAAAACCTTTACACGATCAGATCATTCGACCGAGCTACGCAGCGATTCGGTTACGGCATGAGCAATGGTACGGGTGTATCCAACTTGAACGGTAACCCTTACCAGATCCAGATTGGGTTGAGGTATGCGTTTTGATTTTGCTTGGGATTGTTCGCCGATGGTTCGGAATAGTCATTTATAGTCATATATAGTCAGGTGTGGTCAAGTGACGTCTCGTTGCTTGATCGCACTTTTTCATTCACTCATTCACTCATTAAATGAAAAAGCAACTTCTTACCCTGCTGGCCCTCGCATGCACGTTCGCGGCCTGCGCCCAAGATTCGCACGTGATCCTGATCAGCATTGACGGGCTGCGTCCGGAGTTTTACAAAGACGCCGACTGGTCGATGGTGAACCTTCGCCAGGCGATGAAAACCGGCTCGTATGCCGACGGCGTTACCGGTGTTTTCCCGACGGTAACCTACCCTTCACATACCACAATGGTAACCGGCGTCAAACCGAGCAAACATGGTGTGTATTACAACACGCCTTCGGAGCCTTTGGAAGTTACCGGCAAATGGATCTGGGATTACAAGACGATCAAGGTGCCTACGATTTTTAGCGCGGCCAAAGAAAAAGGGTTGAAAACGGCATCTGTATTCTGGCCGGTATCACTCGGCGGACCGGCGGATTACAACATTCCGGAGTATTGGTATTTGCCGAAAACAAAAGGTGGAAAACGGGATATGCTGAATGCGTTGAATGAAAATTCTTTTCCGAAAGGCTTTTTCGAGGAAGTACAGCAAAATGCAATCGGCAAGCTGGAAGAGATTGATTTTGACGGGGATTACATGGGAATTGACGACAATCTTTCAAGGGCGAGCGCCTACATTATCCGTAAATACAAGCCTTCATTCCTGGCGGTACATTTGGTTGCGGTCGATCACTTCGAGCATGAAGAAGGACGTGACGGCGACAAAATGCGTGCCGCATTGGCGAGCGTAGACCGTGGTATTAAAGCGATTATGGAAGCAGTTGAGAAAGCGGGTATCAAAGACAAAACCACATTTATCGTCACCGGCGACCACGGCTTTGTCGACATTCACTCGTCCATCGCGCCGAATATCCTCCTTGCGCAGGCCGGACTTTACGACCCAAACAATAAAAATTCCTGGAAAGCCTATTTCCACGCCTCGGCGGGCTCGTCGTTTTTGCATTTGAAAGATCCAACGGATACCAAAACTTTGGAAATGGTAAAACTGACTTTGAACAAGCTTAATCCAGCACAAAAAGCAATGTTCGACATCAAGGACCGCGCTGCATTGGATGCCGTTGGTGCTGACCCGAATGCAGCATTGGCACTGGCTCCAAAGCATGGTTTTACCTTCAACGGCGCGGCGACTGGCGATTTTATTCGCCCGGCAAGCGGCGGTACACACGGTTTTTTTCCTGATTCCAAAGAGATCCAGACGGGTTTTGTCGTTTTTGGTAAAGGCATCAAAAAGGGCACGGTAATCCCGGAAATGGGTTTGCAGGACATTGCCCCGTTAATTGCCAGATTGCTCAATATTGATTTCCCATCTGCGGACGGAACGCTTTATCCAGGCCTGCTGTCCAAAGAGTAATTCTGAAAAGTATTTAGTAAAAGACCGGCTGCTTTGATGGAGACAACCGGTCTTTTTTGTTTTAAATCAAAGTAATAACCGTTATCACGTGAAGCTATTTTTGAGCAAAACCACAACTTCTGCCGATTGAATGTCACGAATTTCGACAAATGAAGGGCCGCTTGGCTGGTTTGTCTTCACAGTCAGCTTCGATCCGATCGGGTGTGACCCTGCATATGCTACCCCTGCGGCCATTTGAGCGGTATTGGCAATGACAACATATTCACTGCCAGGCGCCGAGAGCTCAGCGGCGATGACCACATTACCGCCCCGCGCATCGGCTCCATTCGGATTGACAATGCAAAGCGCTTCCTGGTTGTAAAGAATGCGTGACCAGGCCACCAGCTCACCCGCTTTCGGGAATTCGAAACCGGTGCCGGGAACCTGGATTTGTCGTAGATATTGCCGTCCCAGACGCAGCACCGGATGGGCAGCCCTTGTTTTGCAAAGACTCGAAATCCGTATATATGCCGGGCTACTCTGATCGAAACAATGTTTTCCGCTCGTACCAAATGGGCCAAATCCAGGTAATGTTTCATCTTGCAGCATTACTTGATCTTCAATGTCTTCGGTACTGTTGGCGCGAGGATGAGCGGGGCCAAACATGGATTCACGCAGGTATTTATCATTGGATCGCCAGCCATCCAGTAGGCTTGTCTGCGTGCTGGCCGGCCCTGCAAACGCCTGCTCGGTACCATAGTAAATACATGGAATGCCCAATGTAAGCAGCTGAATGGCCACTGGCACGGTGACATAATAATCTTTGACGGCGAAGTGGTCGGGAACCTCAGCTGAAAAGCGGACCTTGCTTCCAAACACGTGATCGTGGTCATCCAGGATGGAAACGTGCCGGTCTCCAAAGCTCCGGTGGGACTCAAACCCCTGGCTTTGCTCATTGAAAATATCAAAATAGGAATTACCTCTCTGCAATCCTTTGGCGACCGAAGACAATGTCAACCGGGCACTGCCAATGTCAAGGGCGGCATTCAGGTTTCGCTCCATCATAGCCGTGTAGTCCAGCACTGCATCCTGAAAACCATCACCGCCCGCAATTTCACCGATCAAAAGAAAGTTATGCTTTCCGATCAGATCGGCGAACTCGCGGATTGCGCCACAGAAGTTTCTGGTCTCTTCCAGTGCCATGTGTTTGACCGTATCAATGCGAAAGCCGTCACAGTCCGTCAATGCGATCCAGTATTGCAGGCATTGGATCAACTGACTGAGCGTACCTGGCACATCGAGGGCAAAATCCTTTAGTGAAAGAAAATCAGTGCGCTTGTGTTCTGCATGCGGGTCGCCTATGTCATGCGACTCGCCCAGGTTGCCCATTCCTGCACGGGTGTAGATATTTTTGGACTGAAACTCGCGGGGCCATGCACCTTCGTGGCGTGAAGTAATGTCGATAGGTTCGGTAGCAAACCCGGTTTGTGCCGCATCGCGCCAAGCCAGTTGCCAGTCTTTTGTATCCTGCTGATCCCCGGATCCGTAGAAATGCGGCCATGATTTGTAAGCGGGCTCATTGACAGCACTGCTCAATGCCGCCCCGGGAGGCACATATCCCCAGTTATCGCCGGAATGGTTTACTATAACGTCCAATAGTATACGTATCCCTTTGCTATGGGCCTCACTGACGAGGTTGATCAGGTCTTCTCTGGTGCCAAAGCGCGGATCTACATCCAGAAAATCCTGGATGCCGTAGCCGTGATAAGAATTCAGTCCAACCCGCTGCTTGAAAATGGGCCCGATCCAAATGGCAGTAATCCCCAGTTCTTTGAGATAAACCAACTGGCTCCTGATGCCCTCAATAGTGCCTCCCTGCCACCGTGTGCCCGATTCGGCCCATTGCTGCCAGTTCCAATCCGGCCGGTTTGGAGTATGGCGCAATGCTGTGATTTCGTCCCTTGTCAACAATGGACGCGTGGATTCCTTTCCATCGCTGAAGCGGTCGGGCAGTAAAAAATACAATACTTCATCCCGCCAGCTGATGGGAGAAGGGTAGTAGGAAACCCCTTCCCGGATAGCGCGGTTAATGAGCTCTCGGGCACCTGCCATCGAATCGGGCCGGTCTGGTTGCAGAAGTGTTATCGGTGTCGGCATATGCTATCCTGGTTTGTAACTTCTTTTGGGACAAAAATGTATACCTAAATATATTGATAAGTGGTTATGTATCAATATTTTAATTTCTAATGTTATCCAACGGTTACCGGGTAAAGTCGCGCGGGCGATATGGCTACATTGGACTACCAGATTTTTTGAAATTGGATGATTGTAACAATCCAATCATCATGGTTTCATTTGGTCTGACAGCTGTTTTATTTGCCGTGCCGCTGGCTTATACATTTTTGAAAACTGCCGGCACGCTTTATTTGCTGTACCTGGCTTATCAGGCTGTCAAACCTGGAAACAAGGGTTTATTTGAAATGCAGGCTGACCTGGAAAATGACAATCCGGCGAAGCTATTCAGTATGGGTTTTTTTACCAATGTGCTCAACCCTAAGGCGGCCGTATTTTATCTTTCCTTCTTTCCTCAGTTTATCAAACCCGAAAATGGCTCGGTGATGGGCCAAAGTCTGCAACTGGGCATTACGCAGATTTTGATCCTCACAGGCCTGGCGCTGAAAATGGCTTTGGATAAAAAATAATCAGATCAACAGACCAATACCGGAAGTAGGCAGTACTGCTCATGAAAATGGGTAGTACCGTCTATTTTACAGGGTTTCAATGGCTTGTAATTTTGTGGGGTCAAATGACAAGATCAATTCTCATAAAGTTATCATTATTATCTGCCATGAAAAATCCGTTTAAATTGCTGGTGGGCCTTGCGCTCACTGTTCTGATTGCCTCCTGTGACCCAAAGGATGAGCCTGTTACACCCAAGCCGGACGATGAGATTCCCGGCAAAGTCACCGGTGCTGTTACACCAATAGGTACTGTGGAAGGAACTGCCATCACAGCCAATATAGGCCCTGCTGGCGGGACAATCCAGTCCGCTGATGAAAGTATCCGCGTCACCATTCCTGCTGGTGCGCTGAGCTCCGAGCAAACGATTTCTGTACAGCCACTTAGTAACCAATGCCCGGCTGGCACGGGCCAGGCGTTCCGTTTACTACCACACGGACAGATCTTCGCCAAACCGGTTACAGTTTCATTCAAGTATGATGAGACAAATGTGAATGGTTCCTTCCCGCAAGCATTAAGCATTGCATATCAAAACGACAAGGGAGTCTGGCAGTCGCCGTCCTTTAAAAGTCTTGATACAACTGCCCGTTCCGTGAGTGTTCAGACCACGCATTTCAGCGATTGGGGGTTGTTTCAGAAAATGTACATTTATCCTGGTAACTCGTTTTTGAACCCGGGTGGCAACCTGCTTCTGGTAGCTTTCCAGATCAGGGAATCAGAGATTGTCGAAGGTGATTACTTTGTGCCGCTTCCTGAGCGCATTCCATCAAAATACATTGAAAAATGGCAGCTGCGCGGTGAGGGAGTACTCAAACCTGACCAAACCGAGGCCCAGTATGATGCACCTTCCTCGATTCCGTCTGTCAATCCGGCCGCGGTGACCCTTTTTCTGAACCAAACCGTAAAGATTGATGGCGTCATTTTTAAAGATATCAGGCTGGTTTGCAACATTTTTACGGCCCCGGAAGGAGTATCCGTGCAACTGGACGGAGGCGGCTGGCGCACTTATGCAGGAGGGGCCAATATCACCGGCGTGAGGAATGTTATCCAGGGCATGGACGGTAAGGAGAGCTTGACCTTGCATTGGAAAGGGGCTGCAACCGGTAATTTTTATTGGACAAAGGGTATTGATGTTGCTTTTAATCTCAACAAAGGCAAGCTGGTCTACCAGCATATTTACGGAAAAAACCTGGCGGTAAGTGGCGGCTCATTAAAAGTTGACTTTTCCGACAAAGCCTGGGTCATGGGTACATTCACCGTGGAGCCCGCTGGCTGGATTGACACCGCGCCCAGTCCACTTCAAATAGGTACTACGGCTGTGAAAGGTGTTTTTCGGGTAAAGCAGGTTAACTAATCGCTGAACATTCCCGCTTCTTCAAAAGTCAAAACCCTAAGTTGAGCGTAGTCTGAAACTACGCTCAACTTTTTAACTACAAATGACTACTCCTGACTACAAATGACTATTCCAACAAATCTTACTGCGCCTTTTTCTCCGTGAGCTCTTCCAATGTCCAGGCCTTGTCACGTCCCGAAGTCTTTTCGCGGATAGCCTTGACTGCGTCCGGCCGGATAGGAGGGGCGTTGGAAAACTCGTGGCGCACGTAGCTGACCACCGAGGCGATCCATTGATCATCATTGTCCTTCATGGATGGCATTTCACTAGGGTAGGTCTGCCCGTCGACAGGGCCGGAGAGACCGTGCAGCAGAATGTGCACGGAGGCATCCGTGCTACGGGCCAGCCTTTTGGAACCGGCTAATGGCGGAGCGGTTTTGCTGACTAGTCCTTTGCCATCGGCGCCGTGGCAGGTAGCGCACAACGATTTGTAAATGATCGAACCATTCATGACCAACGTCCGGTCGCTAGCGTCCAGCCTGCCCAGGCGAAGGCCAAACTTTTTGGCATCCTCATTTTTCTCAATACTTCTTACCGCACGGGCAAATACCGGATTTCCATTCGATGCAGTAACCAGGTCGTCTGAGAGCCTTTTTGCCTCCGCAGACTTGCTGTGTGCAAGCGAAAACACCATCTGCATACGCACGTCGCTACTTGGGTCGGTTTTCAATGCGGTAAGATTGTTGATGAGCGCATTGTCCTTTTTCAGATACGATTCCGCCAGTCTTACGGCTGCTTTCCTGATTTCAGCATCCTGGTCTTTCATCGCGCTGGCAACACTGGTCTGGTCCAGTGCGTCGAGACCTTCTAATGTCCATAACGCATGCAGGCGTGAAAATGCACCCGCTTTGCCGGTTTGACTTGCCAGAATCGTTTTTAATGCCGGTACTACGGACTGATCATTGCGGACAATAAGCTCCTTTTGAGCATTATCGCGCCACCAGCCATTGGGATGGCCCAGGTAAGTGACTAGTTTGGCAGAGGTTTCATCCAGCATATGCGGCTTAGGGCCGGGTTTGATGCCGTCATATACCATCCGGTAAATCCGGCCGTGCTGAATATTTTTGTCAAGGCCAAGACGTTTGATCTGCGGGCGCAGGTAGCTGTTGGGGCCTGTCCAGTTCCCTTCCTGGATAATGCCGCGGTTCATGTCTACCAGGTACAGGCAGCCATCCGGGCCGGTGTACATATTTACGCCCCTGAAATTCATGTCCGTAGAGGCGATGAATTCTTCTTTCTGATAAGCATTTTCGAGGGTGATCTTTCCATTTTTGTTAATTACTTTGGCGCGGCGGATCAGCCGTCCGACCGGCTCGCTGATCAGCAGATCGCCCTGCAAATCAGCCGGGAGCCTGTCGCCACGAAAAATGACCTGCCCGCAACTTGCCGTGAAATGGTTTAATGTGGTATCCGGGCGCAGACGTTTCAAGCCACCTTCCACATCTGGTGTTTTAATAATGGGCCATACCTCGTTGAATTGTTCACTAAACTGGTCATCGAATTCCATTCTGCCATAAACGGGATTGATCTGAAACCCATATGCAGGATTTTCACCCCCGGCCGATGAGAAGAAAAGCCTGCCGTAGTTGTCGTGAGTGATACCCCATTGCCCGCTGGAACCGCTTGGAATTGAATCGGGCACCAGCATTTTATTCTTGTAGCGAAACCGTACCGGGTCCACGGCCATATAAATCCAGTTGTCGACATTCCAGTCCAGCCCGCTGCGCTGATGTTCGAGGTTACCGGGCGACTTTTTACCAGGTGTGTAAACTGGTCTTTTGACATCTGCAACGCCGTCTTTGTTAGTGTCTTTGTAGCTGAAAACATCATAAGTATCCGTCTCATTGACCAATACCTCGTTGCCAACACACAGCAGCATCCTGGGCAGCAGCATCTTGTCGATAAAAACAGAGCTTTTGTCCATTTTACCATCATTATCGGTGTCTTCCAATAACATTACCCTGCTGGTTGGCGCATGCTCGCCGGTT
The genomic region above belongs to Dyadobacter pollutisoli and contains:
- a CDS encoding response regulator transcription factor, giving the protein MNIQIIVAEDHPLVLMGIQHLLMEHMPGAVIATTGDFTKTLVMLEKQKFDLLIMDINLPGGDKVGMISQVRMKQPAIPILVCSSYDEQLYALPFLKAGANGYISKTAINEDFKLAVDNVLSGRIYASPTVMQNAFGQLFSTKNSQDSVADKLSDKELEVAKLLSKGLSTKAISNHIHLSSSSVSSYKTKIFEKLGVNNVIELTTYFELNG
- a CDS encoding response regulator — its product is MNIAVIDQHPVLRSGMSVLLKDHFADLNILETTCLSSFKQDRIHQYFDIIIIGLAEECEGIDQAALKRIMRENPGSSFVVYAGKLQYEQAVSLMKVGVRGYLLKNNRPEELLTCIKTVISGNNYLCSEVRNFS
- a CDS encoding tetratricopeptide repeat protein; its protein translation is MEFPILIVFFAIIFYLRYATDKRSVSEKEAERLSENIAIYRSGNLSRAFEAFDQRIASYPQSSISYLYRGLCYKQMGNSNEAAKDFLTGITYDNTFADLYTELGKLQRESNQLQEAFNTFSTAIRVSLGQAPEPYHERGLTLQLLDRHAEADIDFGTEEFIVQQEAREKLSETKTVRSPWFDRKLRLNTLLVFLWSALLIISIKTASSIHLPYLTAVALSAALGYVEPDRGWILAVIQCLTLLLAYIYFVDRPVSQARSELEYFSLFGAIGLTFIASFLGAFLKKAISL
- a CDS encoding TonB-dependent receptor, whose amino-acid sequence is MMRLITACLLVWALLLYAVPSSLAQGNQATIVGKVSEVKEGPIIGATVFVKNESTGFQAGTVTDANGDYIIKQLPLGSPYSITVSYIGYGEQKKTGYSLNQGDQLRLNFSLEASATELNAVDIKANSLKNTVVTLGASTAITAKDITKLPVNGRNFTALIELSPLSNGSSLGGQLASSTNYTIDGMSSRSTIAGGETGGAYAISMEAIREFKVVTNEYDVTMGRAGGGTISTVTKSGTNKLSGSAFNFMRTDWLSSPNDLRGNKRTQDFSTYQYGMSLGGALKKDKAHFFVAWDHQADSRPLFIANLQSDADIAASRVTQTTLDNFLDIARSKYGVSNNPQFGSFGKTKGTDAIFARIDWQLNSKNLLTLRNNLIREKDNLSEGDNTSINAYESYIDRKRFNNSIMASLRTIVSPKITNEFKVQHFFQDEAVIPSSELPSASIPRAIVENVTSTAGTNNYITAIQIGGQRFSPEWFKGQTYQAMNNLYYNTGKINFTFGIDVMFNRMKSVYGSEMNGRFYFTGLDNFNNQTPYRYAREINLLDDPSSIVNSLATGIYAQMDTKLARGLDMVAGLRLDNTQYLNKANFSQVVFDELQLRTDNKINTTQLQPRVQLTWDVNEQSKDIVRFGAGIFGSQLNPYSMINNMLFDGTKVAAVEIQGDQVPRPDFPGYRADPSSAPGADLFNNPKIERLITINMNNADAKIPVLYKTNFSYNHFFSDRLRIGVSGYASWARNNYMYVDRNMVEEPYFRIAAEANRGVYVPVSTITEKNGATNWLESRKTKNVGRVLELNSNGKKNQYAVVIDGTYRYFKDGQITFSYTWNDSKDNTSYNGNVANTATLDLMVKDDPRDVSRITYANNHFRNKVVFYGTAPSLWGVTLGLRYSGIGGTRYSMAVSGNMNGDFVSSNDLPFIYDPNSSETPKVVRDGINAILNNPEAEQSIKDYITRDMGKMAERNGGINGFYGVFDLRLAKKFNFYKNHGLEASVDIFNVANLLNKDWGVGNNLGKQNLYTIRSFDRATQRFGYGMSNGTGVSNLNGNPYQIQIGLRYAF
- a CDS encoding alkaline phosphatase family protein is translated as MKKQLLTLLALACTFAACAQDSHVILISIDGLRPEFYKDADWSMVNLRQAMKTGSYADGVTGVFPTVTYPSHTTMVTGVKPSKHGVYYNTPSEPLEVTGKWIWDYKTIKVPTIFSAAKEKGLKTASVFWPVSLGGPADYNIPEYWYLPKTKGGKRDMLNALNENSFPKGFFEEVQQNAIGKLEEIDFDGDYMGIDDNLSRASAYIIRKYKPSFLAVHLVAVDHFEHEEGRDGDKMRAALASVDRGIKAIMEAVEKAGIKDKTTFIVTGDHGFVDIHSSIAPNILLAQAGLYDPNNKNSWKAYFHASAGSSFLHLKDPTDTKTLEMVKLTLNKLNPAQKAMFDIKDRAALDAVGADPNAALALAPKHGFTFNGAATGDFIRPASGGTHGFFPDSKEIQTGFVVFGKGIKKGTVIPEMGLQDIAPLIARLLNIDFPSADGTLYPGLLSKE